Proteins found in one Pseudomonadota bacterium genomic segment:
- a CDS encoding DNA translocase FtsK 4TM domain-containing protein, giving the protein MSQASPKQQKRTLSVEPLARGLREAVLILMAAVSVYSLVTLATYDANDPGWSHTGAGTPVENWGGVAGAWLADVLLSLFGYVAYLFPILIAYGGWLMFRGRSLKGQGLSAEHVLRTVGFIVLIATGSGLAALHFRTDLIALPAGAGGIAGDMIGDFLVGVFSPIGASLLLAGLFLGAMTLSTTLSWLSVLDHLGEVGVNAARWITRRIQDGFERLSERREQKQHRHEQQLRKQKVAKTSKPRIEPTVKAIEPSERAQKERQVTLFDGLAGDGMPPLALLDEANGVSNRLSDESLEAISRLVELKLRDFGVEVEVVAVHPGPVITRFELQPAAGVKVSQINNLSKDLARSLSAVSVRVVDVIPGKTVVGLEVPNENRELVYLSEILKSREYDQASSPLTLALGKDISGQPMVADLAKMPHLLVAGTTGSGKSVAINAMLLSLLYKAEPEDARLILIDPKMLELSVYEGIAHLLTPVVTDMKDAANVLRWCVAEMERRYHLMAQIGVRNLSGFNRKVEEAQARGEPITDPFYDPEMAFDPEQAPPTLTRLPNIVVVVDELADLMMVVGKKVEELIARLAQKARAAGIHLILATQRPSVDVITGLIKANIPTRVAFQVSSRVDSRTILDQMGAEQLLGHGDMLYLKPGTGIPVRVHGAFVADHEVHNVVNYLRKQGEPDYDGTVLEGASDGSLLPGNGGAEGSDPEADELYDEAVRIVTESRKASISGVQRRLRIGYNRAARLIEAMESAGVVGEMQSNGSREVLAPRPIRDD; this is encoded by the coding sequence TTGAGCCAGGCTTCACCTAAGCAACAAAAGCGCACGTTAAGTGTGGAACCGCTGGCGCGTGGCTTACGCGAGGCCGTGCTGATCCTGATGGCGGCCGTGTCGGTGTACAGTCTGGTCACCCTTGCGACCTACGATGCGAACGATCCGGGTTGGTCGCATACGGGTGCCGGAACACCAGTTGAAAACTGGGGTGGCGTAGCGGGCGCGTGGCTGGCAGACGTTCTGCTGTCGCTGTTCGGTTATGTCGCCTATCTGTTTCCCATCCTGATCGCTTACGGCGGCTGGTTGATGTTTCGCGGCCGTTCGCTCAAAGGGCAGGGCCTCTCCGCGGAACACGTTCTGAGAACCGTCGGATTCATCGTGTTGATTGCTACCGGTAGTGGTCTGGCTGCGTTGCATTTTCGTACCGACTTGATTGCTTTGCCGGCAGGAGCGGGCGGTATTGCGGGCGACATGATTGGCGATTTTTTGGTCGGGGTGTTCAGTCCCATCGGCGCCAGTCTGCTGCTGGCCGGGTTGTTCCTGGGCGCGATGACTTTATCCACGACCCTGTCATGGTTGAGTGTGCTGGATCATTTGGGTGAGGTGGGTGTGAATGCCGCCCGTTGGATCACACGCCGCATACAAGACGGCTTCGAGCGCTTGAGTGAGCGCCGCGAACAAAAGCAACACCGGCATGAGCAACAGCTACGAAAACAAAAAGTCGCCAAAACGAGCAAACCCCGAATCGAACCCACCGTCAAAGCCATTGAGCCCAGTGAACGGGCGCAGAAAGAACGCCAGGTCACGCTGTTCGACGGCCTCGCCGGCGATGGTATGCCGCCGCTGGCCCTATTGGACGAGGCCAATGGCGTCAGCAACCGCTTGTCCGATGAATCGCTGGAGGCCATATCGCGGCTGGTGGAGTTGAAGTTGCGTGATTTTGGCGTCGAGGTCGAGGTGGTGGCGGTGCACCCCGGGCCGGTCATCACGCGCTTTGAACTGCAGCCGGCGGCCGGCGTCAAAGTCAGCCAGATCAATAACCTCAGCAAAGACTTGGCGCGATCGCTTTCCGCCGTCAGCGTCCGGGTCGTGGACGTGATTCCAGGCAAAACTGTGGTCGGGCTGGAAGTGCCGAACGAGAACCGCGAGCTGGTGTACTTGAGCGAAATCCTCAAGTCCCGGGAGTATGATCAAGCCTCCTCGCCACTGACCTTGGCGCTTGGCAAAGACATCAGCGGTCAGCCGATGGTGGCCGATTTGGCCAAGATGCCTCACCTATTGGTCGCCGGTACCACTGGGTCCGGTAAGTCAGTGGCGATCAATGCCATGCTTTTAAGCTTGCTTTACAAAGCCGAGCCCGAGGACGCTCGGCTGATTCTTATTGATCCGAAAATGCTTGAGCTCTCGGTCTATGAGGGAATCGCTCATCTGCTGACGCCCGTTGTGACAGATATGAAGGATGCCGCCAATGTGCTTCGCTGGTGTGTGGCCGAAATGGAGCGGCGATACCATCTGATGGCGCAGATCGGTGTGCGGAATTTGTCGGGATTCAATCGAAAAGTTGAAGAAGCCCAGGCCCGTGGTGAACCGATCACGGATCCGTTTTACGATCCGGAAATGGCGTTTGACCCGGAGCAAGCACCGCCGACCCTGACACGATTGCCGAATATCGTCGTGGTGGTGGATGAGTTGGCCGACCTGATGATGGTTGTGGGTAAAAAGGTTGAAGAACTCATCGCCCGTCTGGCGCAAAAGGCCCGAGCAGCAGGGATACATCTGATACTTGCGACCCAGCGCCCCTCGGTGGATGTGATTACGGGCTTGATCAAAGCCAATATTCCCACGCGTGTGGCGTTTCAGGTTTCCTCCCGCGTGGATTCACGCACCATTCTCGATCAAATGGGCGCGGAGCAACTGTTGGGTCATGGCGACATGCTCTATCTGAAACCCGGGACGGGGATCCCGGTGCGGGTGCACGGTGCATTTGTGGCGGATCACGAAGTCCACAATGTGGTGAACTATCTGCGAAAACAGGGTGAACCCGATTACGACGGAACCGTTTTGGAGGGCGCCTCGGACGGGTCGTTGTTGCCCGGTAACGGTGGCGCCGAGGGGAGCGACCCGGAAGCGGACGAACTCTATGACGAGGCGGTCCGGATCGTCACCGAAAGCCGCAAAGCGTCCATATCTGGTGTCCAACGCCGATTGCGCATTGGCTACAATCGCGCCGCTCGACTGATCGAGGCGATGGAAAGTGCCGGCGTGGTGGGCGAGATGCAAAGCAATGGCAGCCGGGAAGTCCTTGCGCCACGACCCATACGGGATGACTAG
- the ald gene encoding alanine dehydrogenase produces the protein MKIAIPKEVKPLEGRVALIPEACAQLVAHGNSVFVQSGAGLASGYEDAAYVQAGAQIQPDAASLYGAGELIVKVKDPVPAEWPLLRRDHTLFSFLHLAPNPELADALCASGATALAFETVLEGGQLPVLAPMSEIAGRIAIQVGAHLLHSPQGGRGLLLGGITGVPRGHVVVIGCGNVGLSAIRAAAGLGAQVTAFDLNRERLAQAGALGENVTPLYPYAQALASAAAEADLLVGAVLVTGARAPHVIDEATVQQMPKGSVIVDVAVDQGGCVATTEPRGYDDPVYEKHGVLHFSVTNMPGAVPRTASQGLSAVLLPYVSQLASERWRENPVLEKAVNVEGGRNRLAENWPVDG, from the coding sequence ATGAAAATCGCCATACCAAAAGAAGTCAAACCGCTAGAGGGGCGTGTCGCTTTGATTCCCGAGGCCTGCGCCCAATTGGTGGCGCACGGGAATAGTGTGTTTGTTCAAAGCGGTGCGGGTCTGGCGAGCGGCTACGAAGACGCGGCATACGTGCAAGCGGGCGCACAGATCCAGCCGGATGCCGCCTCGCTCTACGGCGCGGGCGAACTGATTGTTAAAGTGAAAGATCCGGTGCCGGCTGAATGGCCCTTGCTACGACGCGATCATACGCTTTTCTCATTTTTGCACCTGGCGCCGAATCCTGAGCTCGCCGATGCCTTATGTGCTTCCGGCGCCACCGCGCTGGCATTCGAGACGGTGCTTGAGGGCGGTCAGCTACCGGTATTAGCGCCCATGAGCGAGATCGCGGGACGGATCGCTATCCAGGTCGGCGCACATTTGCTTCATTCCCCGCAGGGTGGACGCGGTTTGTTGTTGGGTGGAATTACCGGCGTGCCTCGCGGGCATGTGGTGGTGATCGGTTGCGGGAACGTTGGCCTGTCCGCGATCCGTGCGGCGGCTGGCCTGGGGGCCCAAGTGACGGCCTTCGATCTGAACCGCGAACGCCTCGCGCAAGCGGGCGCGCTTGGTGAGAATGTCACGCCCTTGTATCCCTATGCCCAAGCGTTGGCGTCCGCGGCCGCCGAGGCAGACCTTTTAGTGGGCGCGGTTTTGGTCACGGGTGCGCGCGCTCCGCATGTGATCGACGAGGCGACCGTGCAGCAGATGCCCAAGGGCAGCGTGATTGTGGACGTGGCGGTGGATCAAGGCGGGTGTGTGGCAACCACCGAACCGCGTGGATACGACGATCCGGTCTATGAGAAACACGGGGTTCTCCATTTCTCGGTAACCAACATGCCCGGCGCGGTACCGAGAACGGCGTCCCAGGGCTTGTCCGCCGTGTTGCTTCCTTATGTTTCGCAGCTCGCATCCGAACGGTGGCGAGAGAACCCGGTGTTAGAAAAAGCGGTCAATGTGGAAGGCGGCAGAAACCGGCTCGCCGAAAACTGGCCGGTTGATGGATAA
- a CDS encoding GNAT family N-acetyltransferase, with translation MFDRTATSEFKITRHARIDEIAAGDWNNLVPSHYPFLRHEYLTALEQTKCVGHRTGWQPRHICAFREGQLVGAMPLYLKTHSRGEYVFDISWADAYARHGIPYYPKLVNAIPFTPVPGSRMLSLHDARNRSQIETQLVDAAIEYAQDEDISSWHCLFPSDEQRLALADTESLLIRKSYRFLWQSQNWTDFDAFLGAMTASKRKKAKRERRRIAESGVRIESLSGAEITPDLWANLYPLYARTFLIRGTHPYMNPSFFEQISRTMGEQMRIFVARHHGDIVACNISFEDQDTLYGRYWGSREDYHSLHFELCYYQGIEYCLASNRSFFDPGTQGEHKLSRGFLPVSDWSAHWIGDRRFRAAIGDFVHQEQALVDRYLAELREHSPFRQDGTP, from the coding sequence ATGTTTGACCGCACAGCCACCTCCGAATTCAAGATCACACGACACGCGCGGATCGACGAGATTGCCGCTGGTGACTGGAACAACTTAGTTCCTTCCCACTATCCGTTTTTGCGTCACGAGTATTTGACCGCCCTCGAACAGACCAAATGCGTGGGTCATCGGACAGGGTGGCAACCTCGGCACATTTGTGCGTTTCGCGAAGGGCAGTTGGTGGGCGCCATGCCCCTTTATCTCAAAACCCACTCTCGAGGCGAATACGTCTTCGATATCTCCTGGGCCGATGCCTACGCACGTCACGGTATCCCCTACTACCCGAAACTCGTCAACGCAATTCCTTTCACGCCCGTGCCCGGCTCCCGTATGCTAAGCCTTCACGACGCACGTAATCGTTCGCAGATTGAAACTCAGCTCGTGGATGCAGCCATCGAGTATGCACAAGATGAAGACATTTCGTCTTGGCATTGTTTGTTTCCGAGCGATGAGCAGCGCTTAGCGCTTGCCGACACCGAAAGTCTACTCATCCGGAAAAGCTATCGCTTTCTCTGGCAATCCCAGAATTGGACCGATTTCGACGCGTTTCTGGGCGCCATGACCGCGAGTAAAAGAAAGAAGGCCAAACGTGAGCGCCGTCGCATTGCCGAGTCGGGGGTGCGAATCGAGTCGTTATCCGGTGCCGAAATCACCCCCGACCTATGGGCGAACCTCTATCCGCTTTATGCCCGCACTTTTCTGATTCGCGGTACACACCCTTACATGAACCCATCATTTTTCGAACAAATCAGCCGGACGATGGGAGAACAAATGCGCATCTTTGTAGCGCGCCACCACGGCGATATTGTCGCCTGTAATATCAGCTTTGAAGATCAAGACACGCTCTACGGCCGTTATTGGGGTTCACGAGAGGACTACCATAGCCTGCATTTCGAACTCTGCTACTATCAGGGCATCGAGTACTGTCTGGCCTCGAATCGCTCGTTTTTCGACCCGGGCACCCAGGGAGAACACAAGCTGAGCCGGGGATTCCTCCCGGTTTCCGATTGGTCAGCGCATTGGATTGGCGATCGCCGTTTTCGCGCCGCGATCGGAGATTTTGTGCACCAAGAACAGGCCTTGGTGGACCGCTACCTCGCCGAACTTCGCGAGCACTCGCCATTTCGGCAAGATGGCACGCCCTGA
- the aat gene encoding leucyl/phenylalanyl-tRNA--protein transferase: MTTIPWIPPSAPPSDFPPVEAALQSPNGLLAAGGDLSVGRLLYAYQKGIFPWYNPGEPILWWSPDPRAILYPHAIHVSRSLRRELKRSGATLRADSAFEHTVHACAAPREAQSGTWITEEMQAAYGRLHRRGFAHSVEVWLDQELIGGIYGVALNKIFFGESMFSRRPNASKIALVALCAQLMRWGYHFIDAQVSSPHLLRMGAVEIPRWRFLQQLEQANDGRPNPTRWQLDDDLGEATNLAQWKAN; the protein is encoded by the coding sequence ATGACCACCATCCCCTGGATTCCACCCTCGGCACCGCCGTCCGATTTCCCCCCTGTCGAGGCCGCCTTGCAATCGCCTAATGGCCTTTTGGCAGCAGGTGGCGATCTGTCCGTGGGCAGACTGCTATACGCCTACCAAAAGGGCATCTTTCCTTGGTACAACCCCGGCGAACCCATTCTGTGGTGGTCGCCCGACCCGCGCGCTATTCTTTACCCCCACGCTATCCACGTGTCCCGCAGTCTCCGCCGTGAACTCAAGCGTTCGGGGGCAACCCTTCGCGCGGACAGCGCCTTCGAACACACAGTCCACGCCTGCGCCGCGCCGCGAGAAGCCCAGTCAGGAACATGGATCACCGAGGAGATGCAAGCCGCCTATGGGCGGCTCCACCGCAGAGGATTCGCCCATTCGGTTGAAGTTTGGCTCGACCAAGAACTGATCGGCGGTATATACGGCGTGGCCTTGAACAAAATCTTTTTCGGTGAGTCCATGTTCAGTCGCCGCCCGAATGCATCAAAGATCGCTCTGGTGGCGCTCTGTGCGCAGCTTATGCGTTGGGGCTATCACTTTATCGACGCACAGGTTTCCTCTCCCCACTTACTTCGTATGGGCGCGGTAGAAATACCCCGATGGCGTTTTCTCCAACAGCTCGAACAAGCCAATGACGGTCGGCCAAATCCCACAAGATGGCAACTGGACGACGATCTCGGAGAAGCGACAAATTTGGCGCAATGGAAAGCAAATTAG
- the infA gene encoding translation initiation factor IF-1, whose product MAKEDLIEMQGKVIETLPNTTFRVELENGHVVTAHISGKMRKHYIRILTGDKVTVQLTPYDLSKGRIVYRAR is encoded by the coding sequence ATGGCGAAGGAAGATTTGATTGAAATGCAAGGCAAAGTCATCGAGACATTGCCTAATACGACGTTCCGAGTGGAATTAGAAAACGGTCACGTGGTGACAGCCCACATATCCGGAAAAATGCGCAAACACTATATTCGGATTTTGACCGGTGATAAAGTCACCGTTCAACTGACGCCTTACGACCTCAGTAAGGGACGCATCGTTTATCGGGCCCGTTAG
- the clpA gene encoding ATP-dependent Clp protease ATP-binding subunit ClpA gives MLSKELEYSINAAFNDARERHHEFITVEHLLLALLDNAMVVEVLKVCGTDLELLGRELREFIDAHTPVVDADESHDVQPTLGFQRVLQRAFFHVQSAGKKEVTGLNVLVAIFSEQDAHAVFLLNKQSVTRLDVVNYISHGIRKVHDHDDTPDDVSGDTDRTADTDESDSPLELYATNLNQRARRGHIDPLIGRENEIQRVVQVLCRRRKNNPLLVGEAGVGKTAIAEGLAWLITQNRVPEVLAGATIYALDLGALVAGTKYRGDFEKRLKGVLAQLRKQPGSVLFIDEIHTIIGAGAASGGVMDASNLLKPMLASGELKCIGSTTYQEYRGIFEKDRALARRFQKIDVPEPSVEETYQILIGLQKQFEDHHKVRFTRPALKAASELSARYITDRHLPDKAIDIVDEAGASIQLQPAGKRKKTVTVGDVEAIVAKVARIPPKSVSSSDKDILRNMERDLKLVIYGQDAAIESLADAIKMSRSGLGHPNRPIGSFLFAGPTGVGKTEVTRQLAHVMGIELIRFDMSEYMERHTVSRLIGAPPGYVGFDQGGLLTDAVLKNPHAVILLDEIEKAHPEVFNLLLQVMDHGTLTDNNGRKADFRNVILVMTTNAGAEALHRPSIGFTEQNHSTDVMEVIRRSFTPEFRNRLDAIIQFQPLDRRTLDHVVDKFLTELEVQLEAKRVTISADQQARHWLAEQGYDSQMGARPMARVIQNHIKRPLADEILFGRLAHGGHVHLSADENGLVLEYETAKDETLA, from the coding sequence ATGTTAAGCAAAGAGCTTGAGTACAGCATAAACGCCGCTTTCAATGACGCACGTGAGCGTCATCATGAGTTCATCACCGTTGAGCATTTGTTGTTGGCCTTACTGGATAACGCAATGGTCGTCGAAGTGCTCAAAGTATGTGGCACCGATCTGGAGTTGCTCGGTCGGGAATTGAGAGAGTTCATAGACGCCCATACGCCGGTGGTGGACGCGGATGAATCCCACGACGTCCAACCCACTCTTGGTTTTCAACGTGTCCTCCAACGTGCTTTTTTTCATGTTCAGTCCGCCGGTAAGAAGGAAGTGACGGGCTTGAACGTCTTGGTCGCGATTTTCAGCGAACAAGATGCGCATGCGGTGTTCTTGCTGAACAAACAATCGGTGACTCGCCTGGACGTCGTAAATTACATCTCGCATGGCATTCGCAAAGTCCATGACCATGATGACACCCCAGACGATGTGTCCGGAGACACGGATCGCACCGCCGATACGGATGAAAGTGACAGCCCGCTCGAGTTATATGCCACCAATTTGAACCAGCGTGCCCGGCGCGGCCATATCGATCCGTTGATTGGGCGTGAGAACGAAATCCAGCGGGTCGTACAAGTTCTATGCCGGCGCCGGAAGAACAATCCGCTGTTGGTCGGTGAGGCCGGTGTTGGCAAAACCGCGATCGCCGAGGGTCTGGCCTGGTTGATTACGCAAAATCGTGTCCCCGAAGTTCTCGCAGGCGCTACGATCTATGCTCTGGACTTGGGGGCTTTGGTGGCCGGCACCAAGTATCGCGGGGATTTCGAAAAACGATTGAAAGGTGTCCTGGCGCAACTGCGTAAGCAACCTGGCTCGGTTTTGTTCATCGACGAGATTCATACCATTATTGGTGCTGGCGCAGCCTCTGGCGGCGTGATGGATGCATCAAACCTGTTGAAGCCCATGCTCGCGTCGGGCGAACTCAAATGTATCGGCTCCACGACGTATCAGGAGTACCGCGGGATTTTCGAGAAAGACCGAGCGTTGGCTCGGCGTTTTCAAAAGATCGATGTTCCTGAGCCCAGCGTGGAAGAGACCTATCAGATCTTAATCGGTCTGCAGAAACAATTCGAAGATCACCACAAGGTTCGGTTCACGCGGCCGGCCCTGAAAGCCGCTTCCGAGTTGTCTGCCCGTTACATTACCGACCGTCACTTGCCCGATAAGGCCATTGATATCGTGGACGAGGCGGGTGCGAGCATCCAGCTACAGCCTGCAGGAAAACGCAAAAAAACGGTAACGGTGGGCGATGTCGAAGCCATCGTCGCCAAAGTTGCACGTATTCCTCCCAAGAGCGTTTCCAGTTCAGACAAAGACATCCTGCGCAACATGGAGCGCGATCTGAAGCTGGTCATCTACGGCCAGGATGCGGCCATTGAGTCTCTTGCCGATGCCATTAAGATGAGTCGGTCGGGCCTGGGGCATCCCAATCGCCCAATCGGTTCGTTTCTGTTCGCCGGCCCGACCGGCGTGGGGAAAACCGAAGTGACGCGCCAACTGGCGCATGTCATGGGAATCGAGTTGATCCGCTTCGACATGTCTGAGTACATGGAGCGGCATACGGTTTCCCGTTTGATCGGGGCGCCGCCTGGCTACGTCGGTTTCGACCAAGGTGGATTGCTTACCGATGCCGTTTTAAAGAATCCCCATGCAGTGATTCTGCTCGATGAGATCGAAAAAGCACATCCCGAAGTATTTAATTTGCTGCTTCAGGTGATGGATCACGGAACGCTCACTGACAACAATGGTCGAAAGGCCGATTTCCGCAACGTGATTTTGGTGATGACCACCAACGCCGGTGCCGAGGCTTTACATCGTCCGTCGATCGGCTTTACTGAGCAAAACCACTCCACCGATGTGATGGAAGTGATTCGCCGGTCATTTACGCCCGAGTTTCGCAATCGATTGGATGCGATCATCCAGTTCCAACCGCTGGACCGGCGAACATTGGACCATGTGGTGGACAAGTTCCTCACCGAACTCGAAGTTCAGTTAGAGGCCAAACGGGTGACGATATCGGCCGATCAGCAGGCTCGACATTGGCTGGCAGAGCAGGGGTATGATTCGCAGATGGGCGCGCGGCCCATGGCCCGGGTGATACAAAACCACATTAAGCGTCCGTTGGCCGACGAAATCCTGTTCGGGCGGCTCGCGCATGGCGGTCATGTGCACTTGTCAGCGGACGAGAACGGGCTGGTACTGGAATACGAGACGGCTAAGGACGAGACACTCGCATAA
- the clpS gene encoding ATP-dependent Clp protease adapter ClpS gives MTRKERFDDGDLAVETSRPQVKPPPLYKVVMLNDDFTPMEFVVHVLEQFFAMNRNKATQTMLQVHTQGKAVCGIFPAEIAETKVAQVNEYSRKNNHPLLCSMEEA, from the coding sequence ATGACCCGTAAAGAACGATTCGACGACGGCGATCTGGCTGTCGAGACGTCTAGACCGCAAGTTAAGCCACCACCTCTGTATAAAGTGGTGATGCTCAACGACGATTTCACGCCGATGGAGTTTGTGGTTCACGTGCTCGAGCAGTTTTTCGCCATGAATCGGAATAAGGCCACGCAGACCATGTTGCAAGTCCATACGCAGGGAAAAGCGGTTTGCGGTATTTTTCCGGCGGAGATCGCGGAAACCAAAGTGGCGCAGGTGAACGAGTATTCGCGGAAGAACAATCACCCGTTGCTTTGTTCGATGGAAGAAGCATAA
- a CDS encoding beta-ketoacyl-ACP synthase III yields MYSRIVATGSYLPKRVLTNAELEKMVDTSDQWIRERTGIVERRIADDEETVSWMSEKAARQALESAGLQPEDLDMIILGTTTPDQIFPNSAVLLQEKLGVKDIPAFTLEAACSSFIYALSVADKFMRSGEVNRILVLGAEKITPLLDWDDRGTCVLFGDGAGAVILEASEEPGIVGTHIHADGRYKDLLYFPSGVGRNFRHMENDFLQMKGNEVFKVAVTTLGRTVEECLEKHQLDKTDIDWLIPHQANIRIIQATARRLGMSMEQVIVTVAEHGNTSAASVPLALDVAVRDGRVKRGDLLLLEAFGAGFTWGSALVRY; encoded by the coding sequence ATGTATTCTCGGATTGTGGCGACGGGCAGCTATTTGCCGAAGCGTGTGTTGACCAACGCAGAGTTAGAAAAGATGGTTGACACCTCGGATCAATGGATTCGGGAGCGCACCGGCATAGTAGAGCGTCGCATCGCAGATGATGAGGAAACGGTCAGCTGGATGTCCGAGAAGGCGGCACGCCAAGCATTGGAGAGTGCGGGACTGCAGCCCGAAGATCTTGATATGATCATCCTCGGTACCACCACGCCGGATCAGATTTTCCCTAATAGCGCCGTGTTATTACAAGAAAAACTGGGGGTCAAGGACATTCCCGCGTTCACCCTGGAAGCGGCCTGTAGCAGCTTTATCTACGCGCTCAGCGTTGCTGACAAATTCATGCGTAGCGGCGAGGTGAATCGAATTCTCGTGCTGGGCGCAGAAAAAATTACCCCATTGTTGGATTGGGATGACCGGGGTACCTGCGTTTTGTTCGGTGACGGCGCCGGCGCCGTCATTCTTGAGGCGAGTGAAGAGCCCGGCATTGTGGGAACCCATATTCACGCAGATGGCCGTTACAAGGATTTGCTCTATTTCCCATCGGGCGTGGGCCGGAACTTCCGCCATATGGAAAATGACTTTCTTCAAATGAAAGGCAACGAAGTGTTCAAAGTGGCCGTAACCACTTTGGGCCGGACGGTGGAAGAGTGCCTGGAAAAACACCAGCTCGACAAGACAGATATTGATTGGTTGATCCCTCACCAAGCGAACATCCGCATCATTCAAGCCACGGCGCGGCGATTAGGCATGTCGATGGAGCAAGTCATCGTAACGGTCGCCGAGCATGGAAATACCTCAGCGGCTTCGGTTCCCCTGGCTCTTGATGTCGCCGTCCGGGATGGTCGTGTCAAACGTGGCGACCTTCTGTTGCTGGAGGCCTTCGGCGCCGGCTTCACTTGGGGCTCCGCGTTGGTTCGATACTGA
- the plsX gene encoding phosphate acyltransferase PlsX, producing the protein MEYQARISLDAMGGDHGPQVVVAAAVAAYREYPALRQILVGDQDAIRAEFAKHRVSEDERLAVRHASEVVGMDESPSKALRNKKDSSMRVAINLVKDGLADAVVSSGNTGALMATARFVLKTIPGIDRPAIISAMPTIRGRTYMLDLGANAECTPEQLYQFAVMGAVMSESVDNIADPRVALLNIGEEEVKGVDTIRSAAQLLQHSNLNYVGFVEGNRVFSGDTDVVVCDGFSGNVALKSSEGLATMMAHFIRAEFKRNWLTRAAGLIAYPVLKAIGRRLDPRLYNGASLVGLQGIVIKSHGGADALAFGNAIRIAVVEVEKAVPQKIGRLVASALTEQQVGEG; encoded by the coding sequence ATGGAATACCAAGCTCGAATCTCACTTGATGCCATGGGCGGTGACCACGGTCCCCAGGTGGTTGTTGCGGCCGCCGTTGCGGCTTATCGCGAGTATCCCGCTCTGCGGCAGATTCTGGTGGGTGACCAGGACGCGATTCGAGCGGAATTTGCCAAGCATCGCGTTTCCGAAGACGAGCGATTGGCCGTTCGTCATGCCAGTGAAGTGGTGGGGATGGACGAGTCGCCATCCAAGGCGCTTCGCAACAAGAAAGACTCGTCGATGCGCGTGGCAATCAACCTGGTGAAAGACGGTCTTGCCGATGCGGTGGTGAGCTCCGGAAATACCGGCGCGCTTATGGCAACGGCACGGTTCGTCCTCAAAACCATTCCGGGTATTGATCGTCCGGCGATTATATCGGCCATGCCGACTATCCGCGGTCGCACTTATATGCTTGATTTGGGCGCCAACGCCGAATGTACCCCCGAGCAGCTGTATCAATTCGCCGTGATGGGTGCCGTGATGTCGGAGTCGGTGGACAACATCGCGGATCCACGAGTGGCGCTGCTGAACATCGGTGAGGAAGAAGTCAAAGGTGTCGACACGATTCGGAGTGCGGCGCAGCTATTGCAGCATTCCAATCTCAACTACGTTGGCTTCGTCGAGGGCAATCGCGTTTTCTCCGGTGACACGGACGTCGTCGTCTGTGACGGGTTCTCCGGTAACGTGGCACTCAAGTCCAGTGAGGGACTGGCGACCATGATGGCGCACTTTATCCGCGCTGAATTCAAGCGGAACTGGCTGACGCGAGCGGCGGGCTTGATTGCATACCCGGTTCTTAAAGCGATCGGGCGGCGGTTGGATCCGCGCCTTTACAACGGCGCGAGTTTGGTCGGGCTTCAAGGTATCGTGATCAAGAGCCATGGCGGCGCGGATGCATTGGCTTTCGGAAACGCGATCCGAATCGCGGTAGTGGAAGTCGAGAAAGCCGTGCCTCAGAAAATCGGCCGATTGGTGGCTTCGGCATTAACAGAACAACAAGTCGGCGAGGGATAA
- the rpmF gene encoding 50S ribosomal protein L32, with product MAVQQNRKTRSKRGMRRAHDALGGVTLSEDRTTGETHRRHHLTPDGYYRGRKVLDKE from the coding sequence ATGGCCGTACAGCAAAACCGTAAAACACGTTCAAAACGCGGGATGCGCCGCGCGCACGATGCATTGGGCGGCGTCACGCTTTCGGAAGACCGGACCACGGGCGAAACTCATCGCCGTCACCATCTCACCCCTGATGGCTATTATCGTGGCCGCAAAGTGCTAGATAAAGAATGA